In Zingiber officinale cultivar Zhangliang chromosome 3B, Zo_v1.1, whole genome shotgun sequence, a single window of DNA contains:
- the LOC122056157 gene encoding protein NOI4-like, producing the protein MSEERGRPLPKFGEWDVNDPASAEGFTVIFNKARDEKKTGANTRETDSPAKEDPNFKPGTYSSRSPSRKWFCCIQGSTEP; encoded by the exons ATGTCG GAGGAAAGAGGCAGGCCCTTGCCGAAGTTTGGCGAGTGGGATGTCAACGATCCTGCTTCCGCAGAGGGGTTCACTGTGATCTTCAACAAAGCACGTGATGAGAAGAAAACTGGTGCGAATACACGTGAAACGGACTCTCCGGCTAAGGAGGATCCAAATTTTAAACCTGGAACTTATTCTTCCAGGTCACCTTCT AGGAAATGGTTTTGCTGCATTCAAGGATCCACAGAACCTTAG